The Leptospira bouyouniensis genome has a segment encoding these proteins:
- a CDS encoding aminotransferase class I/II-fold pyridoxal phosphate-dependent enzyme, translating into MSLHWEEIQTKLESIKEKQLFRETKTYQGIDFCSNDYLGLSSNPRMLEYYQTLQDEYPFGSTASRLVRGNFDSMDLFEKEFASFVEGEAALLVSTGFVANFGLIDSIAAPDCYVFTDRLNHASILDGIRISGAKKKYYNHLDLEHLKSLLQKTDLEDPSRKHKRIVVTESLFSMDGDSPNFKTLLQLKEEFGFVLVVDEAHAIGVYGKEGKGILFRDLPTESIKSIDYRVYTLGKSFGLEGGVIVTKKIGRDHLVNVMRSFIFSTAPLPIISKLAIFVLNLLRSMDEVRVNLHSLAYHLKQSLLDSGFVITNTESHIIPLLLNSEKEALFYGKRLQEIGLDVRAIRPPTVPTPRLRISLNAKLSHEDTNSLVSALVKIRKEWNDQLNNSTNHE; encoded by the coding sequence GTGAGCCTCCATTGGGAAGAAATTCAAACAAAATTGGAATCCATCAAGGAGAAACAATTATTCCGGGAAACAAAAACCTATCAAGGGATTGATTTTTGTTCCAATGATTATCTGGGTCTTTCATCTAACCCACGTATGTTGGAATATTACCAAACCTTACAAGATGAATACCCATTTGGTTCAACAGCATCTCGTCTCGTCCGAGGGAATTTTGATTCCATGGACCTATTCGAAAAAGAATTTGCATCTTTTGTAGAAGGAGAAGCTGCATTACTGGTTTCTACAGGTTTTGTTGCCAATTTTGGACTGATTGATTCCATTGCAGCACCAGACTGTTATGTGTTTACCGACAGATTAAACCATGCCTCTATTCTTGATGGAATTCGAATTTCTGGAGCCAAAAAAAAATATTACAATCATTTAGACTTAGAACACCTAAAATCATTATTACAGAAAACTGACTTAGAAGATCCATCGAGAAAACACAAACGAATCGTCGTGACAGAATCGCTATTTAGTATGGATGGAGATAGCCCTAACTTTAAAACTCTCCTTCAACTAAAGGAAGAGTTTGGATTTGTTCTTGTTGTAGATGAAGCACATGCAATTGGAGTTTATGGCAAAGAAGGGAAGGGAATATTATTTCGTGATTTGCCAACCGAAAGTATCAAATCCATTGATTACCGAGTGTATACATTAGGCAAATCGTTTGGTTTAGAAGGTGGAGTCATCGTAACAAAAAAAATTGGTAGAGACCATTTAGTCAATGTGATGCGGTCTTTTATTTTTTCCACGGCCCCACTTCCTATTATCTCCAAATTAGCCATTTTTGTTTTAAATTTGTTACGTTCTATGGACGAAGTGCGGGTAAATTTACATTCCTTGGCATATCATTTAAAACAATCATTATTAGATTCAGGTTTTGTTATCACGAATACAGAGTCACATATCATTCCTTTGTTACTCAATTCGGAAAAGGAAGCTCTGTTTTATGGAAAACGATTGCAAGAGATTGGTTTGGATGTACGTGCTATTCGTCCACCGACAGTACCAACTCCAAGATTAAGGATCAGTTTGAATGCAAAGTTATCCCATGAAGATACAAATTCTCTTGTTTCTGCCCTTGTCAAAATCCGAAAGGAATGGAATGACCAACTCAATAATTCGACAAATCATGAATAA
- a CDS encoding DMT family protein, which translates to MLTVALLILSNIFMTFAWYGHLKYAKSNQMFYVILFSWGIAFFEYVLMVPANRIGYTVYKFEGFQLKIIQEIITIFVFILFATLFLGEKIKWNYIVSFGLILLAGYFAFGFGNNSNSH; encoded by the coding sequence ATGCTAACAGTCGCTTTACTCATTCTTTCTAACATTTTTATGACCTTTGCTTGGTATGGTCACTTAAAGTATGCAAAATCAAACCAAATGTTTTATGTGATTTTATTTTCTTGGGGGATTGCGTTTTTTGAATATGTTCTCATGGTTCCCGCCAATCGTATTGGGTATACGGTTTACAAATTTGAAGGGTTCCAATTAAAAATCATCCAAGAGATCATCACAATTTTTGTATTCATTTTATTTGCGACATTGTTCCTTGGGGAAAAAATTAAATGGAACTATATCGTAAGCTTTGGATTGATATTACTCGCAGGTTATTTTGCGTTTGGTTTTGGTAACAATTCAAATAGTCACTAG